The following proteins come from a genomic window of Maribacter sp. HTCC2170:
- a CDS encoding ABC transporter substrate-binding protein, producing MNIRILAILFVFLSSCKEAKKAELPNPVTTNSTSIEYAKGFTIEKQSNGITVMNISSPWPNAKTGFKYALVPKDKMASISLNKNEFDAIIGTPINSMVATSTTHIPALEALGEIKKLTGFPDTQYISSKKARNRIDEGKIKELGNNESINTEMVIELQPEVVIGFSINSQNKAYETLMRSNIPVVYNGDWTEETPLGKAEWIKFFAPFFQKEQLADSIFKEISNSYNQAKSLAKKAKNRPTVLSGALYKDVWYLPGGNSWAAKFIEDANTEYPWSDNEQTGSLNMSIESVLAEGHDTDFWISPSQFISYEEMKNANVHYLKFKAFQNKNIYTFANTKGDTGGLLYYELAPNRPDWVLKDLIHIFHPELLPDHELFFFKPLN from the coding sequence ATGAACATTAGAATCCTTGCAATCTTATTTGTTTTTCTTTCTTCCTGCAAGGAAGCAAAGAAGGCAGAATTGCCAAATCCAGTTACAACAAATTCCACCTCAATTGAATATGCCAAGGGGTTTACTATTGAAAAACAATCAAACGGAATAACTGTAATGAATATATCTTCACCATGGCCAAATGCCAAAACTGGATTTAAATATGCCCTGGTACCAAAGGATAAAATGGCATCCATCAGTTTGAACAAGAATGAATTTGATGCAATTATTGGTACCCCAATAAATTCAATGGTCGCAACTTCTACAACGCATATTCCAGCTTTGGAAGCTCTTGGTGAAATTAAAAAATTGACGGGTTTCCCCGACACACAATACATTTCTTCGAAAAAAGCAAGAAATCGTATTGACGAAGGAAAAATCAAAGAATTGGGGAACAATGAATCCATTAACACCGAGATGGTCATTGAATTGCAACCTGAAGTGGTCATAGGGTTCAGCATCAACAGTCAAAACAAAGCGTATGAAACTTTAATGCGTTCAAACATTCCAGTGGTTTATAATGGGGATTGGACGGAGGAAACCCCATTGGGAAAAGCAGAATGGATTAAATTCTTTGCCCCTTTCTTTCAAAAAGAGCAATTAGCGGATAGTATTTTCAAGGAAATTTCAAATTCTTATAATCAAGCCAAATCTTTGGCTAAAAAAGCAAAAAACAGGCCTACTGTTTTAAGTGGGGCGCTGTACAAAGATGTATGGTATTTACCCGGAGGCAATAGTTGGGCTGCAAAATTTATTGAAGATGCGAATACCGAATACCCTTGGTCAGACAATGAGCAGACAGGGAGTCTTAATATGAGTATCGAAAGTGTTTTGGCCGAAGGTCATGATACTGACTTTTGGATATCACCTTCTCAATTCATTTCATATGAAGAAATGAAGAATGCAAATGTTCATTACCTAAAGTTTAAGGCGTTTCAAAACAAAAACATCTATACATTTGCAAACACCAAAGGAGATACTGGCGGACTTTTGTATTATGAACTGGCTCCAAATCGACCCGATTGGGTACTAAAAGACTTAATACACATTTTCCATCCAGAACTGTTACCTGATCATGAATTGTTCTTTTTTAAGCCATTGAATTAG